A genomic segment from Gilvibacter sp. SZ-19 encodes:
- a CDS encoding ankyrin repeat domain-containing protein: MEAEFINAVREARLKDIEAYLNTQPNLLNWKDQRGSTALLLATYYGHEAVVEYLLKRNPEINAQDQAGNTALMGVCFKGYLNIAKMLIQAGADVNKTNFNGASALIYAAMFNKEELVALLLENGADTGQKDERGLTAKDHAQMQGFSNLVALIASYE, from the coding sequence ATGGAAGCTGAATTTATCAATGCTGTACGCGAGGCCCGTTTAAAGGACATTGAGGCCTATTTGAACACCCAACCGAACTTGTTGAACTGGAAAGATCAACGCGGATCTACGGCCTTGTTGCTTGCAACATATTACGGACACGAAGCCGTAGTGGAGTATCTTTTAAAGCGCAACCCAGAGATCAATGCCCAAGATCAAGCCGGGAATACGGCTTTGATGGGGGTTTGTTTTAAAGGCTATTTGAATATAGCTAAAATGCTTATCCAAGCGGGGGCCGATGTCAACAAGACGAATTTCAATGGAGCTTCAGCGCTTATCTATGCGGCCATGTTCAATAAAGAAGAACTCGTGGCTTTATTGTTAGAAAATGGCGCCGATACTGGTCAAAAAGACGAAAGAGGTCTCACTGCAAAGGATCATGCTCAAATGCAGGGATTTTCAAATTTGGTGGCTTTAATTGCATCTTATGAATAA
- a CDS encoding succinate dehydrogenase cytochrome b subunit: MGILSSSIARKVAMALSGLFLVVFLTQHCVINMTSVLDPDTFNSWSHFMGTNGLVQFALQPVLIFGVVFHFVMGFVLEMKNRSARAHKYAMYKGSANASWASRNMIISGIVVLAFLGLHFYDFWVPEIVHKYIETHPEDPTRYYAETVHKFESPVRVGLYVLAFALLAVHLWHGFSSSFQSVGFNNKYSKALQGFTKAFAIVIPLLFAVIALYHHFNQIPH, from the coding sequence ATGGGAATTTTATCCTCTTCAATTGCCCGTAAAGTCGCCATGGCGCTTTCGGGATTGTTTCTTGTAGTTTTCTTGACCCAACACTGTGTGATCAATATGACCTCCGTATTGGATCCAGACACCTTTAACAGCTGGTCTCATTTTATGGGAACTAACGGTTTGGTGCAGTTTGCACTACAGCCTGTTCTGATCTTTGGTGTGGTATTTCACTTTGTGATGGGCTTTGTCCTAGAGATGAAGAACAGAAGTGCCAGAGCTCACAAATACGCCATGTACAAAGGTAGCGCTAATGCATCTTGGGCTTCTAGAAACATGATCATATCTGGTATCGTGGTATTGGCCTTCTTAGGGCTTCACTTTTATGATTTCTGGGTGCCAGAGATCGTACACAAATACATCGAGACACATCCGGAGGATCCGACACGCTACTACGCTGAAACAGTGCACAAGTTTGAAAGCCCAGTTCGCGTTGGACTTTATGTATTGGCTTTCGCATTACTAGCTGTACACTTGTGGCATGGATTCTCATCCAGCTTCCAATCGGTTGGATTCAACAACAAATACTCTAAGGCCTTGCAAGGATTTACCAAAGCCTTCGCCATTGTGATCCCGTTGTTGTTTGCTGTGATCGCGCTTTACCATCACTTTAATCAAATTCCACACTAA
- a CDS encoding response regulator, translating into MHKCYPVLRFCALGVLLFCLSQATAQNLTDGKKPLTEREFRALIDSSDSYYFNGKYKESLKLNITLLDAANVLKKPELLHLAYRNLAYDYLVITDTVNAKESFLKSQKYAMEAKNDTAVALSYMDLGNMYSTVNINYQLAKKYHNQAIEGFTMIKDSVRLAKAHYNAALTAMDLEDYEAAYIHIVKSKALRKHHDFESFGIGLDGLSAEYYLIKQDYETADLYYNKVIEEATAADLPVELESAYYGYSQSLFAQQRYKEAFEMQEKYNQYLSQNLSDIASTETEMMVAKFQVDEYKRDMKAAQLEQQMQEEVLTNKNRLNNYLITLSAFCLLSMILLFLVSRNRKKLVQELKIKNREFKKAKEESERMSKAKTKFFSTVSHELRTPLYGVIGLSTLLMEDKSLSKHKKDLSLLKFSADYLLALINDVLQINKLDSNSQQDEYTVFNLRDLIGTLSGSFEYLLIQNKNKFQLEIDHELPTTVRGNAMQLAQILMNLISNACKFTENGTITVKVVKESVAGEAVKANFSVIDTGIGIPAEKQNDIFDEFSQIGQEENYNYQGTGLGLPIVKKLLNKSGANIHLKSELGKGSEFSFSLSFEVVQETPEKDSTSMIDPKNLEGKTILVVEDNRINQKVTQKILEKHKVNCFIAENGQQAVDMTKVQDFDLILMDINMPIKDGIQATKEIRMFNKRIPILALTAVEIEEVRFSIFEAGMNDIIVKPYDITKFKQTILKNIFLQRIQNVSNQHLRAM; encoded by the coding sequence ATGCATAAGTGCTACCCCGTATTGCGCTTTTGTGCCCTTGGCGTATTGCTATTTTGCCTTTCGCAGGCTACGGCACAAAACCTGACAGATGGAAAGAAACCCCTTACAGAAAGGGAGTTTCGTGCGTTGATTGACTCCTCGGATTCCTATTACTTTAATGGAAAATACAAAGAATCACTAAAGCTTAATATTACGCTTTTAGATGCTGCCAATGTATTGAAGAAACCAGAGCTTTTGCATCTGGCGTATCGCAATTTGGCCTATGATTATCTCGTAATAACAGACACGGTTAATGCAAAAGAGAGCTTTTTAAAGTCTCAGAAATACGCCATGGAAGCTAAAAATGACACTGCAGTAGCCTTGTCATATATGGATCTGGGCAATATGTATTCTACTGTAAATATCAATTATCAACTCGCCAAAAAATACCACAACCAAGCCATAGAAGGTTTTACTATGATCAAGGATTCTGTAAGACTTGCCAAAGCGCATTACAATGCCGCATTGACTGCTATGGATCTGGAAGATTATGAAGCGGCATATATTCATATTGTCAAATCTAAAGCGCTGCGGAAGCACCATGACTTCGAGTCTTTTGGTATAGGTTTAGACGGACTTTCTGCGGAATATTACTTGATTAAACAAGACTATGAAACCGCCGATCTGTATTACAATAAGGTAATAGAAGAAGCCACAGCGGCTGATCTCCCGGTCGAATTAGAATCTGCTTATTACGGTTATAGTCAAAGTCTCTTTGCGCAGCAAAGGTACAAGGAAGCCTTTGAAATGCAGGAAAAGTACAACCAGTACCTCAGCCAAAATCTAAGCGATATTGCCTCTACCGAAACAGAAATGATGGTGGCTAAATTTCAGGTGGACGAATACAAACGAGACATGAAGGCCGCTCAGTTGGAACAGCAGATGCAAGAAGAAGTGCTTACCAATAAGAACAGGCTTAACAATTACCTTATAACGCTTTCTGCCTTTTGCTTGCTTTCTATGATCTTGTTGTTTTTAGTTTCTCGAAACAGGAAGAAACTGGTTCAGGAACTCAAGATAAAGAACCGCGAATTCAAGAAAGCCAAAGAAGAATCGGAACGCATGAGCAAGGCCAAGACAAAGTTCTTTTCTACAGTAAGCCATGAATTGCGCACACCTTTATATGGAGTTATAGGTTTGAGCACGCTTTTGATGGAAGATAAATCGCTCAGCAAACACAAAAAGGACTTGAGTTTACTGAAGTTCTCTGCGGATTATCTTTTGGCCCTTATTAACGATGTGCTTCAGATAAACAAACTCGACTCCAACAGCCAACAAGACGAATACACAGTTTTTAACTTGCGCGATCTTATAGGCACACTTTCGGGTTCTTTCGAATACCTGCTCATACAAAACAAAAACAAGTTCCAATTAGAGATAGACCACGAACTGCCTACCACAGTTAGAGGAAACGCCATGCAATTGGCGCAAATTCTTATGAATCTTATCAGTAATGCCTGTAAGTTCACAGAGAACGGTACTATAACCGTCAAGGTTGTTAAAGAATCTGTAGCTGGCGAGGCCGTAAAAGCCAATTTCAGTGTGATAGACACCGGAATTGGAATTCCCGCAGAAAAACAGAACGATATCTTCGATGAATTCTCGCAAATAGGACAAGAGGAGAACTACAATTACCAAGGCACTGGACTTGGATTGCCAATTGTGAAGAAATTGTTAAACAAATCCGGAGCTAACATCCACCTGAAAAGTGAACTGGGCAAGGGCTCGGAATTCAGCTTTTCGCTGAGCTTTGAGGTGGTGCAAGAAACACCAGAAAAGGACTCCACATCTATGATCGATCCTAAGAATCTAGAAGGAAAGACCATTTTAGTGGTGGAGGATAACCGAATCAATCAGAAGGTAACTCAGAAGATCCTAGAAAAACACAAGGTGAATTGTTTTATCGCAGAAAACGGACAACAAGCAGTAGATATGACCAAAGTACAAGACTTTGATCTTATACTTATGGATATCAATATGCCGATAAAAGACGGAATTCAGGCCACCAAAGAGATACGAATGTTCAACAAGCGCATTCCTATCTTGGCCCTAACAGCTGTAGAAATAGAAGAAGTACGATTCAGTATATTCGAGGCCGGTATGAATGATATCATTGTGAAGCCTTACGACATCACAAAATTCAAGCAGACCATTCTAAAGAATATCTTCTTGCAGCGAATTCAGAATGTTTCTAATCAGCACTTACGTGCGATGTAA
- a CDS encoding amidohydrolase, giving the protein MNKKPNLTLAILQQDLVWENPQANRMLFENILSELTKPCDLVVLPEMFTTGFSMNAADLWEEPDGPTTQWMKQMAATHNTAITGSIIIKENNKFYNRLLFVYTDGEVRTYDKRHCFTLAGEHEVYTPGTDRLQVELNGWQICPLICYDLRFPVWARNTSDYDLLLYVANWPKTRIKAWDTLLQARAIENMSYCVGVNRIGEDGNGYPYVGHSAVYDPLGELISTADFESTIAQIVELDAAYLQKVRDKLRFLDDRDSFNLEV; this is encoded by the coding sequence ATGAATAAGAAGCCCAATTTAACCCTTGCAATTTTGCAGCAGGATCTGGTTTGGGAGAATCCGCAAGCCAATCGAATGCTTTTTGAAAACATACTGTCAGAATTGACAAAGCCTTGCGATCTGGTGGTCTTGCCCGAGATGTTCACTACGGGTTTTAGTATGAATGCTGCGGACTTGTGGGAGGAACCAGACGGCCCAACTACACAGTGGATGAAGCAGATGGCGGCAACTCATAACACAGCCATCACAGGTAGTATCATCATCAAAGAGAACAACAAATTCTATAATAGGTTGCTTTTTGTATATACCGACGGAGAAGTTCGCACCTACGATAAACGTCATTGTTTTACTTTGGCGGGAGAACATGAGGTCTACACACCAGGAACCGACCGCTTACAAGTGGAATTAAACGGTTGGCAGATCTGTCCGCTTATCTGCTACGATCTGCGTTTTCCGGTATGGGCGCGGAACACTTCGGATTACGATCTGTTGCTTTATGTTGCTAATTGGCCAAAAACTCGGATAAAGGCTTGGGACACACTCTTGCAAGCGCGGGCCATTGAGAACATGAGTTATTGTGTTGGAGTAAACCGAATTGGAGAAGACGGTAACGGCTATCCATATGTTGGACATTCTGCAGTTTATGATCCTCTCGGGGAGCTGATTTCTACTGCGGATTTTGAATCGACCATTGCTCAAATAGTTGAACTAGACGCTGCGTATCTGCAAAAAGTACGCGACAAGCTCCGCTTTTTAGACGATAGAGATTCTTTTAATCTGGAAGTCTAA
- a CDS encoding methionine aminotransferase: MKSKLPNTTTSIFSVMSAMAAKYGALNLSQGFPNFEIDPLLSDLVAKAMREGHNQYAPMPGLLPLREQISAQTQAAHNKYYDPDSEITITAGATQAIYTAITALVHPGDEVILFAPAYDCYAPAVEIQGAKAVALQLEAPTYRIDWELVKEHITTKTRMLIINSPHNPSGTLLSENDMLALEQLVVEHDLLVLSDEVYQHIVFDGQTHYSAARFEGLAARSVITASFGKTFHATGWKLGYCLAPKPLMEEIRKVHQYLVFSVNHPVQRALATYLEEPSHYSNLGSFYQQKRDTFLQGLEGTAFKAVPSGGTYFQMVDYSAISSEGDIHFAARLTQEYGLAAIPTSVFNKEERNDHMLRFCFAKTDQTLAKAAAILKQIQPQLA; the protein is encoded by the coding sequence ATGAAATCCAAACTACCAAACACAACGACCAGTATCTTTAGTGTAATGTCTGCTATGGCGGCCAAATACGGAGCTTTGAATTTGTCTCAAGGCTTTCCCAACTTTGAAATCGATCCGCTTCTGAGCGATTTGGTCGCAAAGGCCATGCGCGAAGGTCACAACCAATATGCCCCTATGCCCGGACTTTTGCCACTTAGGGAGCAAATATCGGCTCAAACCCAGGCAGCACATAACAAATATTACGATCCTGATTCAGAAATAACCATAACCGCGGGAGCAACCCAAGCAATTTATACGGCTATAACTGCTTTGGTTCATCCAGGAGATGAGGTGATCTTATTTGCACCAGCCTATGACTGTTACGCCCCAGCTGTAGAAATCCAAGGAGCCAAAGCAGTAGCCTTGCAGTTAGAGGCGCCAACTTACCGTATCGATTGGGAATTGGTCAAAGAGCACATCACTACCAAAACGCGAATGCTCATTATCAATTCTCCGCACAATCCAAGTGGAACCTTGCTGTCTGAAAATGACATGCTGGCCTTAGAGCAATTGGTGGTGGAACACGATCTTTTGGTACTCTCTGACGAGGTGTACCAACATATTGTATTTGATGGTCAGACCCATTATAGTGCAGCTCGTTTCGAAGGGCTGGCAGCGCGCTCGGTGATCACAGCTTCCTTTGGGAAGACCTTTCATGCTACGGGCTGGAAGCTCGGATATTGTCTGGCTCCAAAGCCTTTAATGGAAGAGATCCGTAAGGTGCATCAATATTTGGTCTTTAGTGTGAATCATCCGGTACAAAGAGCCTTGGCTACCTATTTGGAAGAGCCGTCGCATTATTCCAATTTAGGGTCGTTTTATCAACAAAAAAGAGATACCTTTTTACAAGGATTGGAAGGCACAGCTTTTAAGGCAGTTCCCAGTGGGGGAACCTATTTTCAAATGGTGGATTACAGCGCCATTTCTAGCGAAGGGGACATTCATTTTGCGGCCCGTCTTACACAGGAATACGGCTTGGCTGCTATACCGACCTCCGTCTTTAATAAAGAGGAGCGTAATGATCATATGCTGCGATTTTGTTTTGCCAAAACAGATCAAACCTTGGCAAAGGCCGCCGCTATTCTCAAACAAATACAACCGCAATTGGCCTAA
- a CDS encoding succinate dehydrogenase/fumarate reductase iron-sulfur subunit: protein MNLTLKIWRQKDAQSKGSMQTYSISGIEGDMSFLEMLDVLNTELIEKGEEPVVFDHDCREGICGSCSLMINGEPHGPDRLITTCQLHMRKFNDGDTIVIEPFRAKAFPVIKDLMVDRSAFDRIQHAGGYISVNTSGNTIDANAIPVEKADADASFMAAACIGCGACVAACKNASAMLFTSAKVSQYALLPQGKVEATRRVLNMVEQMDKEGFGNCTNTGACEVECPKGISLENIARMNREYLSASVKG, encoded by the coding sequence ATGAACTTAACACTTAAGATCTGGAGACAAAAAGATGCCCAGTCCAAGGGTAGCATGCAAACCTATTCCATTTCTGGAATTGAAGGCGATATGTCTTTCTTGGAAATGCTGGACGTACTCAATACTGAACTCATTGAAAAAGGCGAGGAGCCTGTAGTATTCGATCACGACTGTCGTGAGGGGATCTGCGGATCTTGTTCGCTTATGATCAACGGAGAGCCTCACGGGCCAGACCGTTTGATCACTACTTGCCAGCTGCACATGCGTAAATTCAACGACGGTGACACTATTGTTATCGAGCCGTTCCGCGCAAAAGCATTCCCGGTGATCAAAGACCTTATGGTAGACCGTTCTGCTTTTGACCGCATTCAACACGCTGGAGGATACATTTCTGTAAATACTTCAGGTAACACCATAGACGCTAACGCTATTCCAGTAGAAAAGGCAGACGCAGACGCTTCTTTTATGGCAGCGGCTTGTATTGGTTGTGGAGCCTGTGTGGCGGCTTGTAAGAACGCCAGCGCTATGCTATTCACCTCAGCTAAAGTGAGCCAATATGCTTTATTGCCTCAAGGTAAAGTGGAGGCAACCCGCCGCGTATTGAACATGGTGGAGCAAATGGATAAAGAAGGTTTCGGAAACTGTACCAATACCGGAGCTTGCGAGGTAGAATGTCCTAAAGGTATCTCTTTAGAGAACATCGCTCGTATGAACCGCGAGTACTTATCTGCTAGCGTTAAAGGCTAA
- a CDS encoding fumarate reductase/succinate dehydrogenase flavoprotein subunit, giving the protein MSVLNSNIPAGPLADKWTKHKNEIDLVNPANKRNIDVIVVGTGLAGGSAAATLAELGYNVKTFCYQDSPRRAHSIAAQGGINAAKNYQGDGDSTYRLFYDTIKGGDYRSREANVYRLAEVSGNIIDQCVAQGVPFAREYGGLLDNRSFGGVLVSRTFYAKGQTGQQLLLGAYSAMNRQINRGKIKAFNRHEMLDLVIVDGKARGIIARDLVTGELERHSAHAVVIATGGYGNVFYLSTNAMGSNVTASWKIHKRGAYFANPCFTQIHPTCIPVSGDHQSKLTLMSESLRNDGRIWVPAKKEDAEAIRAGKLKPTELKEEDRDYYLERRYPSFGNLVPRDVASRAAKERCDAGFGVNKTGEAVYLDFAAAIERYGKEQAAIQGNHNPTKEEWLALGEKVIETKYGNLFQMYEKIVDENPYKTPMMIYPAVHYTMGGIWVDYNLQTTIPGCYAAGEANFSDHGANRLGASALMQGLADGYFVLPYTIGDYLSNDIRTGPISTETPEFEEAENNVRTTLEKLVNNNGTKSVDHFHKRLGKIMWNEVGMSRNAEGLKKAMKEIKALREEFWKEVRVPGEMNSMNPELEKAMRVADFLELGELFAKDALERNESCGGHFREEYQTEEGEALRDDENYMYVAAWEYKGEPADAVLHKESLDYENIEVKTRSYK; this is encoded by the coding sequence ATGTCAGTTCTAAATTCAAATATACCTGCAGGACCACTAGCCGATAAGTGGACAAAACATAAAAATGAAATTGACCTGGTTAACCCAGCCAACAAGCGTAATATAGACGTAATTGTGGTGGGAACAGGTTTGGCAGGCGGATCTGCTGCTGCTACCCTAGCAGAGCTTGGGTACAACGTAAAGACCTTCTGCTATCAAGATTCTCCAAGACGTGCGCACTCAATTGCTGCCCAAGGAGGAATCAACGCTGCTAAGAATTATCAAGGAGATGGTGACTCTACTTACCGTCTCTTCTACGATACCATCAAGGGAGGGGATTATCGCTCTCGCGAAGCCAACGTATACCGTTTGGCTGAGGTGTCTGGAAATATCATTGACCAATGTGTGGCTCAAGGAGTTCCTTTTGCTCGTGAGTACGGAGGTCTACTAGATAACCGTTCCTTCGGAGGGGTTTTGGTTTCTCGTACCTTTTATGCCAAAGGTCAGACGGGACAGCAATTGTTACTCGGAGCTTACTCCGCAATGAACCGTCAGATCAACCGTGGGAAGATCAAAGCGTTCAACCGTCATGAAATGCTCGACTTAGTGATCGTAGACGGCAAGGCGCGCGGAATTATAGCGCGTGATCTGGTTACTGGAGAATTGGAGCGTCACTCGGCACACGCTGTAGTGATCGCAACCGGTGGTTACGGAAACGTATTCTACCTTTCAACCAATGCCATGGGAAGTAACGTAACTGCTTCTTGGAAGATCCACAAACGCGGTGCTTATTTTGCAAACCCATGTTTTACGCAGATTCACCCAACGTGTATTCCAGTTTCTGGAGACCATCAGTCTAAATTGACTTTGATGTCCGAATCATTGAGAAACGACGGACGTATTTGGGTCCCTGCCAAAAAAGAAGATGCCGAAGCCATCCGCGCAGGTAAGCTCAAGCCAACAGAACTTAAAGAAGAAGATCGCGACTACTATCTAGAACGCAGATACCCATCATTTGGTAACCTTGTGCCTCGTGACGTTGCTTCGCGTGCAGCCAAGGAGCGTTGTGATGCAGGATTCGGTGTGAACAAGACTGGAGAAGCTGTATACTTGGACTTTGCCGCGGCCATTGAGCGCTACGGAAAAGAACAAGCTGCTATTCAAGGAAATCACAATCCGACCAAAGAAGAATGGCTCGCTCTAGGAGAAAAGGTCATTGAAACCAAATACGGAAACCTCTTCCAGATGTATGAGAAGATCGTAGATGAGAATCCGTATAAAACCCCAATGATGATCTACCCTGCAGTACACTATACTATGGGTGGAATTTGGGTGGACTACAACCTGCAAACCACTATTCCTGGTTGTTATGCAGCAGGAGAGGCTAACTTCTCAGACCACGGAGCGAACCGTTTAGGAGCTTCTGCTTTGATGCAAGGTTTGGCAGACGGTTATTTTGTATTGCCATACACTATAGGAGACTATTTGTCTAATGATATCCGTACCGGACCAATCAGCACAGAGACACCTGAGTTTGAGGAAGCCGAGAACAACGTGAGAACTACACTGGAGAAGTTGGTCAACAACAACGGAACCAAATCCGTAGATCACTTCCACAAACGCTTGGGTAAGATCATGTGGAACGAGGTAGGAATGTCTCGTAACGCAGAAGGTCTTAAAAAAGCCATGAAAGAGATCAAAGCGCTGCGCGAAGAATTCTGGAAAGAAGTTCGTGTACCTGGTGAGATGAACAGTATGAATCCGGAGTTAGAAAAAGCCATGCGAGTAGCAGACTTTTTAGAGCTTGGAGAACTCTTTGCCAAGGATGCACTAGAGCGCAACGAATCTTGTGGAGGTCACTTTAGAGAAGAATATCAGACCGAAGAGGGTGAAGCCCTCAGAGACGACGAAAATTATATGTACGTAGCAGCTTGGGAGTATAAAGGCGAGCCTGCAGATGCAGTTCTGCACAAGGAATCGCTAGACTACGAAAACATAGAAGTTAAAACCAGAAGTTATAAATAA
- a CDS encoding Ig-like domain-containing protein gives MKLPAFCKALLAIAVTALLALSPASCAKKGSPEGGPRDTIAPVVIRTVPENYSVNFDAKEIRIYFDEYIRLNNASRQMIVSPPFDNPPDISPLGAAKFIKIKINDTLKPNTTYAINFGKSIADNNENNEYPYYRYVFSTGSYIDSLSVSGRVKDAFLREPEKDLTVMLYQVDSTYTDSVVFLEKPYYITNVTDSTSSFALENLKAGKYLLTAMKDSNFNYTFEPGQDKIGYLNQYIEVPADTTYELSLFKEVLDYNLERPVQVSGGQVLFGYRGAADSLKVALSAPANGFETRQTKDQERDSIRLWIRPKIKADSLIFHAKNQDLLDTLVLRWRDFNLDTLNVRAEKSGRIDFDQVFALKSDTPIDSVLPELIKITNKDSMQIVFDYKIDSLYNRVEFPFEYKESQTYNIEILPGALTDYFGNKNDTLNYRVATQNYSDFGTLTVNLANVKSYPVIVELVKSNGDLDDSYYLTAAKPVKFQYIAPGEYYIRVIYDLNGNGRWDPGNFLNKTQAEPVFYTQGAEEMNSNWIREVTFRLPD, from the coding sequence ATGAAATTGCCCGCCTTTTGTAAAGCACTTTTAGCGATCGCAGTGACCGCCCTTTTAGCCTTGAGCCCTGCTTCTTGTGCAAAAAAAGGCAGCCCAGAAGGTGGCCCTAGAGATACCATTGCTCCCGTTGTTATTCGCACTGTTCCGGAAAACTACAGCGTGAATTTTGACGCTAAGGAAATCCGGATCTATTTTGATGAGTATATCAGGCTCAACAACGCCTCGCGGCAAATGATCGTTTCGCCACCTTTTGATAATCCACCAGATATTTCACCCTTGGGTGCTGCCAAGTTCATCAAGATCAAGATCAACGATACCTTGAAGCCCAATACTACTTACGCCATAAACTTTGGAAAGAGTATCGCAGATAATAATGAGAACAACGAATATCCCTATTACCGTTATGTTTTCTCAACCGGCAGTTATATAGACAGCCTATCGGTAAGCGGTCGTGTTAAAGATGCCTTTTTGCGCGAGCCAGAAAAAGATCTTACGGTCATGTTGTATCAGGTAGATTCTACCTATACCGACTCCGTGGTCTTTTTAGAAAAACCTTACTATATCACCAATGTGACCGATAGTACCTCGAGCTTTGCACTAGAGAATTTAAAGGCAGGAAAATACCTGCTCACGGCCATGAAGGACTCTAACTTCAATTACACCTTTGAGCCTGGGCAAGACAAGATCGGCTATCTGAATCAGTACATTGAAGTCCCTGCAGATACAACTTACGAGCTGTCTTTATTTAAGGAGGTCTTGGATTATAATTTGGAGCGTCCCGTTCAAGTTTCTGGAGGGCAAGTGCTGTTTGGTTATCGCGGTGCTGCTGATAGTCTAAAGGTAGCATTATCAGCTCCAGCCAATGGTTTTGAGACCAGACAGACCAAAGACCAAGAAAGAGACAGTATTCGTTTGTGGATCCGCCCAAAGATCAAAGCAGACAGTCTGATCTTCCACGCTAAGAACCAAGACCTTTTAGACACCTTGGTGCTGCGTTGGAGAGATTTTAATCTGGACACGCTGAATGTCCGTGCAGAGAAATCCGGACGTATCGATTTTGATCAGGTATTCGCTTTAAAAAGTGACACGCCTATAGACAGTGTACTGCCAGAACTAATCAAGATCACCAATAAGGATTCGATGCAGATAGTCTTTGACTACAAGATTGACAGCCTATACAATCGCGTGGAGTTCCCTTTCGAATACAAGGAATCTCAAACCTATAATATAGAGATCCTACCAGGTGCCTTGACCGATTACTTTGGCAATAAGAATGACACCTTGAACTACCGTGTAGCCACGCAGAATTATAGCGATTTCGGTACCCTTACAGTAAACCTTGCCAACGTGAAGTCTTATCCTGTGATCGTGGAGCTGGTCAAATCCAACGGCGACCTAGATGACTCCTATTATCTTACAGCAGCCAAGCCTGTAAAGTTTCAATACATTGCACCAGGGGAATATTACATACGCGTTATTTACGATCTAAATGGTAACGGCCGCTGGGATCCGGGTAATTTTTTAAACAAGACGCAGGCAGAGCCTGTTTTCTACACCCAAGGCGCAGAAGAAATGAATTCTAACTGGATTCGAGAGGTGACCTTTAGACTTCCAGATTAA
- a CDS encoding ComF family protein — protein MLKLFFPHLCCGCDRRLANGSQVLCVNCQNELAICFPKNIKNNLFTQRFYGLLDLESGFSLLRFEQTNLTQRLLHQLKYKGQQQLGSYFALRMGTLLNQLEVKPEFDLIVPVPLSKKRLRKRGYNQVDQFAADLAETLQTQVALKALERIDSARSSVKLNRKHRFEREHRFKCSRSFEPQAGMHILLVDDVITTGATLEACAKVLLNAADVRLSFATIAITE, from the coding sequence ATGTTAAAGCTGTTTTTTCCGCACCTATGTTGCGGTTGTGACCGTAGACTTGCTAATGGTTCGCAGGTCTTGTGCGTTAATTGTCAGAATGAACTGGCTATTTGCTTCCCAAAGAATATCAAAAATAATCTGTTTACCCAAAGATTCTATGGCCTTTTGGATCTAGAGAGCGGTTTTTCGCTCTTGCGGTTTGAACAAACCAATCTTACACAACGCTTATTGCACCAACTCAAATACAAAGGGCAGCAACAATTAGGGTCTTATTTTGCGCTTCGGATGGGAACCTTGCTGAATCAACTGGAAGTGAAGCCCGAGTTTGATTTAATTGTACCTGTACCACTCAGCAAAAAAAGATTGCGAAAACGTGGCTATAATCAAGTAGATCAGTTCGCTGCGGATTTGGCCGAGACACTCCAAACTCAAGTAGCTCTTAAGGCTTTGGAGCGTATAGACAGCGCACGATCTAGCGTAAAACTGAATCGCAAACATCGTTTTGAACGGGAGCATCGGTTTAAATGCAGCAGATCATTTGAACCTCAAGCAGGTATGCACATATTATTAGTGGACGATGTGATAACCACCGGAGCCACCTTAGAAGCCTGTGCAAAAGTGCTGTTAAACGCTGCGGATGTACGCCTGAGTTTTGCTACTATTGCGATAACCGAATAA